The Suncus etruscus isolate mSunEtr1 chromosome 15, mSunEtr1.pri.cur, whole genome shotgun sequence genome contains the following window.
cagggggccagttcactgtccctcagaccattggagggtctgactatactaaaaacaaaacttatgaacgaattcttatgcacactgcatatatcttattttgcaatgaagaaacaaaacagatacaaatacaatatgtggcccacgggcatagtttgaggaccactggtgcCCTGACCTCTCACCTGAGCCGGACTACACCCCCAGACCTCCTTAGGCTGGGAGCAACTGTGGCACAGCTCAGGCACCTGCTCTCCTCGCAGAGACTGCCCTGTTCTCCCTCACAGACCCGTTTTACCCTCTCACCGCTTCTTCCTCCGCTTGGCCGTCTGCTCCTCTGCGGCCATCCTGTTCTTCTCCAGCCTTTTCTGGAATTCTGCATCCAGCTTTTGCTGCAAGAATAAAGCACCAACCATGGAGTGGCCCTCAGGTGGAGGGGGCAATGCTGGAAGCTCATGCTTGGAATCCCCAAGTTCTAGCCAGGGCCGGAGCCAGATTAAGAGGCCCTCCTTCCCCTGCTGTTGTGCACTGGAGCAAGAAAGCATGCTGAGCACTTGGGATGAATCACACAAGCAACCAAAACCTCAGCCTCAGGGTGTAGATTCGAGTTGTTTGAGTTTGTTCCCTTCCTACTCTTGCACAGCTACAAAGGAAGAAACGGTGACACCTGCTTTGATTGTtttaaaaaacaggggccagagcgtgGCGCAGCAGtatggggtttgccttgcatgcatctgactcaggatggaccatggttcaatccccagcgtcccatatgttccccaaagccaggagtgatttctgagcgcatagccaggagtaacccctgagcatcgccaagtgtggcgccccccccaaaaaaattacagaaaaatgaactttattgattgattttggcttatagggcctcacctggcaatactcagaggttagtgcactcagaaattactcctggctggggctggagcgatagctcagctgtagggcatttgcctagcatgcggctgacctgggaactaactcgggttcgatccctggcatcccatatggtccccaggaacgatttcttttttcttttttttttttttttttggtttttgggccacaccctgcagtgctcaggggttactcctggctgtctgctcagaaatagctcctggcaggctcgggggaccatatgggacaccgggattcgaaccaaccacctttggtcctggatcggctgcttgcaaggcaaacgccgctgtgctagctgtgctatctctccgggcccaaattttcaACACCAAACCGTCTGCAGCCAGGTTCACCCCCTGTCCAGATAAATCTACATTTGTAAAAACATAGTGGTCAGTGTATATGCAAATCAGCTTTTCTGGTTTCAGCTTCTAGGTGGTAAagtttctttcttgccttttacTATTCAGGCTGGCtgcaaaattgtagcaaaacaagtttctcttcctttgccATAAGAACCTCCTTTcttaaccagaacacccccttctcaTGGTAGCTCGGAATTCTTTTCACCTGCATAggctatttttttggtttgttcctCCTAAGATtctcctcttttgtttgtttttgttttggggtcacacccagcagcgctcaggggttactcctggctctttgctcagaaattgcccctggcaggtacaggggaccatatgggataccgggattcgaaccaccgtccttctgcatgaaaggcaaaggccttacctccatgctatctctccggccccaagattctcCTCTTTTGTTAGCAAATATCATTTATACCAGAACCGTACTTATATGTCACCAGCTTggaaagtaaaattgtctcacatcCATTGAAGACACAGATCCCCATACAAATTTTTTGTGCAGTCTCATTTCATATTTCGTATTAGTCCGTTCGTGTGCCGCTTTTCTTTCATGAAGGATTtcatccccactagagatgctgagatgcaacACGCCTGCAGCAAGTAactaccaagtgtggtcccaatcTCCACTCACtcccaataaaataaagtgtcatggaggcagggcatttactttgcatgcacttcaaatcccggcatcccatatagtcccccgagcctgtcagaagcgatttctgagcatagagccaggagtagcccctgagcactgccgggtgtgaccccaaaacaaaaacaaacaaaaaaccaaaaaaaaaaaattgtctaaatCTGGGAATAGGAGAataggaagtaaggcatttgtcttgcatatagctgacccagcatcacatagggtcctctgaaccagaagtgacccttgaggaAAGAGGCCTGAGAACCAttaaatatggcccaaaaagaaaaaaaagttcaaatcttggaccatcagaagtgatccccggGGCTGGATaggtaacatggaggtaaggcatttgccttgcatgcagaaggatgatggttcgaatcccagcatcccatatggtcgccgagccttccaggagcaatttctgagcatagagccaggagtaacccctgagcgctgccaggtgtgaccccaaaaccaaaaaaaaaagtgacccccCCCAAGAACAGAGGCAGAAATTAGACTAGAACACAGCTGGTGTGAACCCagtcccgcccccccccccccaatatccaAGAACAACAAccaaatttcaaaaaattaaacaaggttTTGGGTGTGGATAAAATCATTTCAGCATTCAGTAAGGGAAAATCTGTTTCCCATTGGTCCTCCTAGCCCATGGCTAGGAGCAGGATCCCCCTGCTCTGGAATTCTTCTGGTGGAGCCTCAGACAAAGCCTGGATAAGGCTGACCTGGATACCTGTGACCGTCGTGAGCTGACTGTCATGTGGGTTCAACACTGACTTGAAAACAGCCCTCACACAAATGCAACTGGCCCATCTCTTCTCCTGGGGCCATTTTTGACCCCGAGCTCACATACCTTCTCGGCCATGGCGTCCATGTAATCCTGACGCTGGTACTCTCGCCGCCGCAGATGCCGGTACACATGGAATTCTCCACTGCCAGCCCCTGCACTGGAACCTGCAGCCAGGACAGAGTGAAGTCTTAGTGAGACTCAGCCACCAACACAGGTCACCTGCATCAAACGAGACTGAGGGGAGATCCCAAGGCAAGATTCTCTATGTCCAGCTCCCCTGGCAGTGTGCCAAGTCTGGCAGGAATGTTGCAGGGACAGTCTCTGATGCTGTTGGGAAAAGGGCCAGTGTGTGGTCAGGGCTAGAAACTTCAAAGATGCCTCTGCCCTGACATCCCCATGATGATGGCACACTGGCTACATTTCTATTGGGTTGAAAAGAtgcctggaggggccagagtaatagcatagcagtagggcgtttgccatgcacactACCGACCTGGGAtggtcccaggttcaattctagacatcccatatgtcctctgagcctgccaggagctatttcttttcttttctttctttcttttttttttttagtttttgggccacacctgactgtgctcaggggttactcctggctatctgctcagaaatagctccttacacacacaggggaccatatgggacaccgggattcgaaccaaccaccttgggtcctgcatcggctgcttgcagggcaaacaccgctgtgctagatctacggcccccaggagcgatttctgagcagagccaagagtaacccgagtgtcaccagatgtggccccaaaacaaaaaacaaaaatgaagaaccAGAGAAATTATAcaacaggcagggtgtttgccttgcatatagtagACCCAGTTTTAATCCCCAGCTTCTTAAATGgttccccccagcactgccaagagtaattcctgagtaaagagccaggagtaacccttgagcaccattaggtatgaccaaaaaattaaattactaaaaaaaaaaattaaagtaaagggaccagagcggtagggcctctgccttgcacacgctgacctaggacagatggtgatttgatcccccagtgtctcctaaggtcccccaagccaggagcaatttctgagtgcattgccaggagtaacccctgagcatcactgggtgtggccccaactccctcgaataaataaataaaagaaatgctgggtctggagtgagagcacagcagtagggcgtttgccttgcaagtggacaacCCAGGACAcactcaggtttgatcaccagcatcccatatggttccctgagcctgccaggtgtgatttctgagcacagagccaggagcattgctgagtgtggccccaaaacaaaacaaaacacaacaacaacaaaaaagaaaagatgcctGGGACACAGGAAATGCAAAAAGACTGTTAACAAATAGTGTACAAcacctgtatttttttaaaaaccatcttTTTCGTAGGCATCAGTGATCTTGACTATAAAGACACTTGGAAGGTTCTTAGCAAAATGTTGTAAACAGAATCATGGGTAGATTCAAATTTCCTATCCCTAGGGTCAGCAatagcacagggtgtttgccttgcacactcatccatatggtcctcagagcctgccaagagcaaattctgagcagagtcaggaataactttgtgtgtgtgtgtgtgtgtgtgtgtgatttttgggtcacacacagcagtgctcaggggaaactcctggctccatgctcagaaattgctcctggcaggcatgggggaccatatgggaagccagattcgaactgatgaccttctgcatgaaaggcaaacaccttacctccatgctatctttccggtcccagTCAGGAATAACTAAAAAACATATCCTATCCCTCAactgatcattttttcttttttttgtttttgttttgtttggtttggtttttgggtcacacccgacagtgctcaggggctattcctggctctatactcagaaatcgcccctgacaggcacaggggaccatatgggatgccaggattcaaaccaccatccttctgcatgaaaggcaaatgccttacctccatgctatctctcaggccccacattttttctttttcttttttttttgtttgggtcacacccagcagcactcaggggttactcctggctctgtgctcagaaattgcccctggcaggcatgggggaccatatgggattcaaaccaccgtctttctgcatgcaaggcaaatgccttacctccatgctatctctctggcccctcatttttcttttttttttttttgggccacacccatttgatgctcaggggttactcctggctaagtgctcagaaattgcccctggcttggggggaccacatgggacaccgggagatcgaactgtggtctttccttggctagcgcttgcaaggcagacaccttacctctagtgccacctcgctggcccctcatttttcttataaatatattaacacaCAACCTGACAAAGTAAGAAAACTAGTTTggttgataaaaaaagaaaccataccATGTAACCACCCTGAAGAAATGACCTAATGTCTACATGTTATTACAAGGCTGGGGAGACAGCTCCAGGAGACTGTGCTGTTTGGCAAACTGGATTACGCTGTGAGGTCCCCAGGAGGGACCCCTCCCTGTCAGGAATGATATGGACGCAGCCCCAAACCTCCCTCACAAACTGAATTTACCCCCACGCCAAAGACATCACATTACCCATTACATCTCGGACAAATTCTGGGGGAGGTCGAGGTGCCCATTCGCTCATTTTTTCTGGAATCGGAACGGCTTTGTCCTGCAACACGTAAACAGAGAAAGTAGTTGTAAGCACAAACCTGCCAACAAGTCACATCTCCCTGccccaaagaaaagaattctaactctttagggggccggagtgataggcTATAGCAAAGAGGGGAGAgatcttgccttgcacctggccaggCACCTAGATGGACCCCCGCAAGGACAAGGatatattcctgagtgcagagctaccaGGAACCCCTGGGCACACTAAAAAGAagaattggggtgggggggtttggggggaggccacacccagtgacgctcaggggttattcctgtctctgcgttcagaaatcgctcctagcttgggggaccatatgggactctgggggatcgagccacggtctgtcctaggttagtgcatgcaaggcagacgccctaccgcttgtgccaccgctccggccccactgCAAACAGGCTGCTTTGCTCTTGGCGTTGCAGTGGGTCGCCGCGGTCGCGATTCGCCTTACCGGGTTCTTCATGAGCCGCTCCAGTTTGAGTTTCTGCTCCTCCGCCGCATTCTTGGGGATGACGAGCGCCTGCGGCTCTTTCTTGGGTCTTGGCGGTCGCACGGCGGCGGAGGCCGCGGAGCCAGCCATGGCACAACTTCTCCGCTCCCAGAGCGGGCGGAAGTGGCGGCGCGCACGAGTGACGACAGGCCCGCGCGTGCCAATGACGTAACGCAGCCGCCGGCGGGGGCGGGAGCATAGGGGCGTGGTCTCGTACCGGAAGTAGCTGCTGAATATTCATGAGTCCCGGGTCAGTGGGGTATTGCTTGCAAAGCTGCTGGTTTCGTTTCCTGTTTCTAAACAAATCCGAGCTCTACTaatggcttgttttttttttaatttgttttcttgtttattttggggggggacccCACACGCTGAGGCGCTcaggctggctctgcactctggccggagtcactcctggaagggttcaggggatcatatgggatgctggagatcacatCTAGACTGGgtttgtttgcaaggcaaaccaaTCTCTCTAACCCCTGAAGGCTTGGGTGAATTGCCTGCTAGTCTGGTGACCTGACACAAGCTGCACCCCAATTCTTCCTAGGCCTGGCCCGCATATGGTTCGCAGCATCCTCTCCCTGAGACCCCTGAGTCACTTATCCATTCCACCTGGCCAGTACTCCTGGATGGACCACATGAGTCTTTAGTGAAAGAAACGGCAAAATGGCCCTTCAATATCTGGGAGTGGACACAGCACTTAGGCTCTGAGTCCTAGTGAACATAAAGAGCTTCCCAGAACAATATCGCTCAAGGTCGTGATGGAGCAATACATAAAAATAGCAGGCTGTATAATCAGCTTtggaagcaaaaacaaacaagatgttGGAATCAGAAAGAAAGACCAAGCATTCCTCCCATTCTGCTTGCCGGAGACCTAGGTTTCATTCCTGGTACCGTGTCTGtcatctccttttccttctctactCCAGTACCACCAGAcatggcccaaaaatctaaaaataaggaGGCCAGAGGATATAGAGGATAACCCACTTACCTGGCATGtgaccaaaccaggtttgatccccagcatctcattgaATACccatagcactgccaggagtgattcctgaatgcagagctaggagtaagctctaaataCTGTCAGATGTGGTCttccccccaaatcaaaagaactGATGTGAAGAAAAGTTTATCGGGGTCTAGCAACCTGAGATGTGGGCCTGTCCTCACAAACCATCTTGCTCTCAGTTAAATGGGCTGATTGGCTATAAGGGCTGgttggaaaaataagaaagaatttcATTAGGAGAAATGCTGGGAAGTGAGTCTGCCTGAAGAAGGAGCGTGATAAGCTTCCAGTGGCTTCCCATGACTATGTCTGATCTTTGCTCTTCCCCCTCCACCCCTATGTGCATCAGACCCATCATGTGCTGAAAAGCAGGCGTGGAAGAGGCGAGAGGAGATGTTTTTCTGGAGGAGAAAACAAagactgggagggagggaggtgctCGCTCATGGCTAGACAGGAGACTCCATGACACACCAGTTTCAGTTAAGGTTATTCTCAGGCACCTGATTGTGGGTCAGTTTCTGGGGGCTAAGGGTGAAGAATCCGGGAAAGTCCTAAAGTGTCACAAAACCTATTGGGCTTGGCTGGATGGGATCCTACACCTCACTCCCCTCCCAGCCACTACCACACAGATTCTAACCTG
Protein-coding sequences here:
- the PRKRIP1 gene encoding PRKR-interacting protein 1: MAGSAASAAVRPPRPKKEPQALVIPKNAAEEQKLKLERLMKNPDKAVPIPEKMSEWAPRPPPEFVRDVMGSSAGAGSGEFHVYRHLRRREYQRQDYMDAMAEKQKLDAEFQKRLEKNRMAAEEQTAKRRKKRQKLKEKKLLAKKKKLEQKKQEGSSPSQAAPCSSSEEASGSEEEEEEPASFIMGR